In the Candidatus Paceibacterota bacterium genome, one interval contains:
- a CDS encoding PA14 domain-containing protein, translating to MHKTKSPPLLGLLLAVLALLAFGAVSLHAEDVVITATTDLGGTLRSCPPSCASAATTSSTYSTAQPAGVAPRKSIYTTAANANWEVQPTAGNPSALATDNNPGYRVYVTKGTTGSCPADLVVRVTAVSGCTLYDTNGVAQTQIDTPYLAQPYLNQWYPVAIISNTVANPRIRFERVAGGTGRTYFDEVRFQRIEPCAGVATQPGITGPLADGSNYVTVTGIKLTATNITVYANQNTVIASTNNAAGFSPSGADARVVVALNPGVLLQRGQLITASQLVLNPEGIPCQGTQPPSGPGVGSGGPKMVISLGCQKNLNLAGPIGTATPSPGTDTLYWVKADQTAGNLSATAPVGGWELTPNGCWQTISFNWQTDPCRAWLGNLDYDETHPFAVLESIAIGIDGADLDSGPYDIYIDSIVQGTNILADFEGYDNGTPNVNFANANATATPPSGYFLSSPMSAAISQNEAYLGTNSLRVQWQFVDNANIRWARLLMNKAPLIYPQVSTTQAVTMSVLVLPPFVEEAHKFNGSIKGITNTTPLYRFGDVTLGADVEGSGTYTYEWYYQGSAIGVQTRTYTKTGLPDQETDGPYTVTISDGTCTFSATPVMLHLAPAVPIITNQPVSTVVQAGQPANICVGATNAPAGGDAIQYYTWEKYVAGEPTWFAQTTAPCLSESITSAQTTDTANYRVIVQGSYGSTTSSIVSLLVVSGEVVIGTGDGLRGNYFNLASWNPAIGGDFANNPSWAGTPANNRKDLEVNFEWLGASPAPGVNADYFGVRWYGQVQPLVADTYTFSVYTGDGCRLWIDNVLVIDAWTNRYASSSVATPVALNTSKHDILLEFFESNGSATAKLYWANNGGSIPTSLIPPQQLYANLATWTPPAVAITAPANVTLPDPVPLSAAVTANNGIVKAVEFYNGTTLLNTDTTAPYSYSWAAPAGNHSVTAKVVYNESSRETSSPSSVTVVANPKAAVTIIGIVKNGDGTVTISYTGGGGASFTLLKSATIPTPGKDSWTAVGTDQSDTPGSFIFTPAGDNEFYTIRSN from the coding sequence ATGCATAAAACCAAATCCCCTCCACTGCTCGGCCTGCTCCTCGCAGTCCTGGCTTTGCTCGCCTTCGGCGCCGTGTCACTCCACGCCGAAGATGTCGTCATTACCGCCACCACAGACCTAGGAGGCACTCTGAGAAGCTGTCCGCCTTCGTGCGCTAGCGCAGCCACAACTTCCTCAACCTACTCAACGGCGCAGCCCGCCGGCGTCGCCCCGCGTAAGTCCATCTATACCACCGCCGCCAACGCCAATTGGGAAGTCCAACCTACTGCGGGTAACCCAAGCGCGCTGGCCACCGACAACAACCCGGGCTATAGGGTCTATGTGACCAAGGGCACCACCGGCTCTTGCCCCGCGGACCTCGTTGTGCGAGTCACCGCTGTCAGTGGCTGCACCCTCTATGACACCAACGGCGTCGCCCAAACACAAATTGACACGCCTTACCTCGCACAGCCTTACTTGAACCAGTGGTACCCTGTCGCCATCATCAGTAACACTGTGGCGAATCCCCGAATCAGGTTCGAGCGCGTGGCTGGCGGTACTGGCCGCACCTACTTTGACGAAGTGCGCTTCCAACGCATTGAACCGTGCGCGGGCGTTGCGACTCAGCCCGGCATCACCGGCCCGCTGGCCGACGGCAGCAATTACGTGACCGTTACGGGCATCAAGCTCACCGCCACCAACATCACGGTTTATGCCAACCAAAACACCGTCATCGCCAGCACGAATAACGCCGCCGGCTTCTCTCCCTCGGGCGCCGACGCGCGCGTGGTGGTGGCCCTGAACCCCGGCGTCCTGCTCCAAAGAGGCCAGCTCATCACCGCCTCACAGCTCGTGCTCAACCCGGAGGGAATCCCCTGCCAGGGCACGCAACCGCCCTCCGGCCCGGGCGTCGGCAGCGGTGGTCCCAAAATGGTCATCTCGCTCGGCTGTCAGAAGAATCTTAACCTCGCCGGCCCCATCGGCACAGCCACCCCCAGCCCCGGAACCGACACCCTCTACTGGGTTAAGGCCGATCAGACGGCCGGCAACCTCTCCGCCACCGCCCCTGTCGGCGGCTGGGAACTCACCCCCAACGGCTGCTGGCAAACCATATCTTTCAACTGGCAGACTGACCCATGCCGCGCCTGGCTCGGCAACCTCGACTATGACGAAACGCACCCGTTTGCCGTGCTGGAATCCATCGCCATTGGCATAGACGGCGCCGACCTCGACAGCGGCCCTTACGACATCTACATTGACTCGATCGTGCAGGGGACCAATATCCTCGCCGACTTCGAGGGCTACGATAACGGCACGCCCAATGTCAACTTCGCCAACGCCAACGCCACGGCGACCCCGCCCTCGGGCTACTTCCTCAGCTCGCCCATGTCCGCCGCGATCTCCCAAAACGAAGCCTACCTGGGAACCAACTCGCTGCGTGTGCAATGGCAGTTCGTGGATAATGCCAATATCCGCTGGGCGCGGCTCCTCATGAACAAGGCCCCGCTGATCTATCCGCAGGTGAGCACCACCCAGGCCGTCACCATGAGCGTGCTGGTCCTGCCTCCGTTCGTTGAGGAAGCCCACAAGTTCAACGGCTCCATTAAAGGCATCACCAACACGACTCCGCTCTACCGATTTGGCGATGTCACGCTGGGAGCCGATGTGGAAGGCAGTGGAACCTACACCTATGAGTGGTACTACCAGGGCAGCGCCATAGGCGTCCAAACCCGGACTTACACCAAGACCGGTCTGCCCGACCAGGAAACGGATGGCCCCTACACCGTGACCATCAGCGACGGCACGTGCACCTTTAGCGCGACTCCCGTCATGCTGCACCTCGCCCCCGCGGTGCCCATCATCACCAACCAGCCGGTCAGCACGGTCGTCCAGGCCGGCCAGCCGGCCAACATCTGCGTCGGCGCCACCAACGCCCCGGCGGGCGGTGACGCCATCCAATACTACACGTGGGAGAAATACGTCGCCGGCGAGCCGACTTGGTTTGCCCAGACGACCGCCCCGTGCCTCAGCGAGTCCATTACCAGTGCTCAAACGACCGACACCGCTAACTACCGCGTGATCGTCCAGGGCAGCTACGGCTCCACCACCAGCAGCATTGTCTCGTTGCTGGTTGTCTCCGGCGAAGTGGTCATTGGCACCGGCGACGGTCTCCGCGGCAACTACTTCAACCTGGCGTCCTGGAATCCAGCCATCGGCGGGGACTTCGCCAACAACCCGTCCTGGGCCGGCACGCCTGCTAACAACCGCAAGGACCTCGAGGTCAACTTCGAGTGGCTCGGCGCCTCGCCCGCACCGGGAGTCAATGCCGATTACTTCGGCGTCCGCTGGTACGGACAGGTCCAGCCTCTCGTCGCCGACACCTACACGTTCTCCGTCTACACCGGCGATGGCTGCCGGCTCTGGATTGACAATGTGCTGGTCATTGACGCCTGGACTAACAGGTACGCCAGCTCCAGCGTGGCGACCCCCGTCGCTCTCAACACCAGCAAGCATGACATTCTGCTGGAGTTCTTCGAGAGTAACGGGTCCGCCACGGCGAAACTCTACTGGGCCAACAATGGCGGGTCTATTCCCACCAGCCTTATTCCGCCCCAGCAGTTGTACGCCAACCTGGCCACCTGGACACCGCCCGCCGTTGCCATCACCGCGCCGGCCAACGTCACGCTGCCCGATCCGGTCCCGCTGTCGGCTGCCGTCACGGCCAACAACGGCATTGTGAAAGCAGTCGAGTTCTACAACGGCACAACCTTGCTGAATACGGATACCACCGCGCCCTACTCCTACTCGTGGGCGGCGCCGGCTGGCAATCATTCCGTCACCGCCAAGGTGGTGTATAACGAAAGCTCGAGGGAGACCTCCAGCCCTAGCTCGGTGACAGTCGTTGCCAACCCGAAGGCGGCGGTCACCATCATTGGCATCGTTAAGAACGGCGACGGCACCGTCACCATCAGCTACACCGGTGGCGGCGGCGCGTCGTTCACCCTGCTCAAGTCCGCCACCATCCCGACCCCTGGGAAGGATAGTTGGACTGCGGTCGGCACCGACCAGTCCGACACGCCGGGAAGCTTTATCTTCACGCCGGCGGGCGACAACGAGTTCTACACCATTCGTAGCAACTAA
- a CDS encoding tetratricopeptide repeat protein, whose product MLVTDLEVTHRRTRLWICLGLLAVTVAVYWPVTRFAFINFDDPDYVTQNNYVLSGVTWPGIVWAFTTAHSANWHPLTWLSHMLDVQIFGPHPGPHHLMNLIFHAANTLLLFLLFETMAGARWRSAFVAALFALHPLHVESVAWVSERKDVLSTFFGLLAIWAYAAYARKSGVQPSTASPLRSESPGPRVAGLPATHHAPRTTSPPNLQPPASSLQPPAWLNYLLSLCLFALSLMSKPMLVTLPFLLLLLDYWPLHRLQLQPPASSRQPLPRLVLEKLPFLALAALSSLITVLAQKQGQALLSVESLPLWPRLSNALVACLRYMGKLFWPSHLALPYPYPGGWPLALVLLALLALVGITVLALRWARSRPYVAVGWCWFLATLLPVIGLVQVGPQAMADRYTYIPLIGLFVLVTWLLADSLSRWRLGPTALTAAGVAVVALCLGLARMQAGYWKDSETLFRHSLAVTTGNYVAHDNLGDALAEQGKREPARAEFAAAITLKPDFAHPYSNIAKLAFNEGDFAAAADWFQKALQRRPRDPEIHSNLAAALASQGRADDAIAHYLEAIRLQPDRFQAHSDLARLLLAQGRLQPAVERGLAALCLSSNSAETHLVVANALFLQGKLESAAAHYQAGLKTAPNSPALRLGLGKALAGLRRFAEAEAQVTEALRLQPGSPDAHQVLAAICKSQNRFREARSEYEAALRHAPDWPEVLNNLAWLLATQPSAELRDGVKAVTLAERACQLTASTNLWFLSTLAAAYAEAGRFPDAVATQQKVCGLATTQEQTNLADRFQRRLDLYRSGQPFREP is encoded by the coding sequence ATGCTTGTCACCGACCTTGAAGTCACTCATCGGCGAACCAGGCTGTGGATTTGCCTCGGCTTGCTGGCGGTCACGGTCGCCGTGTATTGGCCGGTGACACGCTTTGCCTTCATTAATTTCGACGACCCGGACTATGTCACCCAGAACAACTACGTCCTGTCGGGTGTGACCTGGCCCGGGATCGTCTGGGCGTTCACAACAGCCCATTCGGCCAACTGGCATCCGCTGACCTGGCTCTCCCACATGCTCGACGTGCAGATCTTCGGGCCACACCCCGGCCCCCATCACCTGATGAACCTGATCTTCCATGCCGCGAACACCCTTCTGCTGTTCCTGCTGTTCGAAACAATGGCCGGAGCTCGGTGGCGTAGCGCCTTTGTCGCGGCGCTCTTTGCGCTGCATCCGCTGCACGTGGAATCCGTCGCCTGGGTATCCGAGCGCAAGGACGTGCTCAGCACCTTCTTCGGTCTGCTGGCAATCTGGGCGTATGCCGCCTACGCTCGGAAGTCTGGGGTCCAACCCTCTACGGCGTCACCACTGCGCAGCGAGTCTCCCGGGCCCAGGGTCGCGGGTCTCCCCGCCACGCACCACGCACCACGCACCACCTCACCCCCTAACCTCCAGCCTCCGGCCTCCAGCCTCCAGCCTCCAGCCTGGCTCAACTACCTCCTCTCCCTCTGCCTCTTCGCCCTGAGCCTGATGAGCAAGCCGATGCTGGTCACGCTCCCCTTCCTTCTGCTCCTCCTCGACTACTGGCCCCTCCACCGCCTCCAACTCCAGCCTCCAGCCTCCAGCCGCCAGCCTCTCCCCCGCCTGGTCTTGGAGAAACTGCCCTTCCTCGCCCTCGCCGCCCTCTCGAGTCTCATCACCGTGCTGGCCCAGAAGCAGGGCCAGGCACTGCTGTCGGTCGAATCCCTGCCGCTTTGGCCGCGACTCTCCAATGCGCTGGTGGCCTGCCTTCGGTATATGGGCAAGCTGTTCTGGCCCAGCCACCTGGCCCTGCCCTATCCATATCCGGGAGGCTGGCCGCTGGCCCTTGTCCTGTTAGCGCTGTTGGCGCTGGTGGGGATAACCGTGTTGGCATTGCGGTGGGCCCGCAGCCGGCCTTACGTCGCGGTGGGCTGGTGCTGGTTTCTGGCAACCCTGCTGCCGGTGATCGGTTTGGTGCAGGTCGGACCCCAGGCCATGGCTGATCGCTACACCTATATCCCGCTGATCGGCTTGTTTGTGCTGGTGACCTGGCTGCTGGCGGATTCGTTGAGCCGCTGGCGGCTGGGCCCAACCGCCCTGACAGCGGCAGGCGTGGCTGTGGTGGCCTTGTGCCTCGGTCTGGCCCGCATGCAGGCCGGCTACTGGAAGGACAGCGAGACCCTGTTCCGGCACTCCCTGGCGGTAACCACCGGCAACTATGTGGCGCACGACAACCTGGGCGACGCGCTGGCCGAACAGGGCAAACGAGAACCAGCCCGCGCCGAATTCGCCGCCGCCATAACACTCAAACCGGACTTCGCTCACCCCTATTCCAATATAGCCAAACTCGCGTTCAACGAAGGTGACTTCGCCGCCGCTGCCGACTGGTTCCAAAAGGCCCTCCAACGCCGGCCCCGGGATCCCGAAATTCACTCCAACCTGGCGGCAGCCCTCGCCAGCCAGGGCCGGGCGGACGATGCCATCGCTCACTACCTTGAAGCCATCCGCCTCCAACCCGACCGATTCCAGGCGCACAGCGACCTGGCGCGCCTGCTGCTGGCGCAAGGGAGGCTGCAGCCGGCCGTGGAACGCGGCCTGGCTGCGCTCTGCCTCAGCTCCAACTCGGCGGAAACCCATCTTGTGGTGGCCAACGCTCTGTTCCTCCAAGGCAAACTCGAATCCGCCGCGGCCCACTACCAGGCGGGCTTAAAGACGGCGCCAAACTCGCCCGCGCTCCGGCTCGGCCTGGGCAAAGCCCTCGCCGGCCTGAGGCGATTCGCGGAGGCCGAAGCCCAGGTGACCGAGGCGTTGCGCCTGCAACCCGGCAGCCCCGACGCGCACCAGGTGCTGGCCGCGATCTGCAAGAGCCAGAACCGTTTCCGCGAAGCCCGCTCGGAATACGAGGCCGCCCTCCGCCATGCGCCCGACTGGCCCGAAGTCCTCAACAACCTGGCCTGGCTGCTCGCCACCCAGCCCAGCGCGGAATTGCGGGACGGGGTCAAAGCCGTAACTTTGGCCGAACGCGCCTGCCAGTTGACCGCTTCAACCAACCTCTGGTTCCTCTCCACACTCGCGGCGGCCTACGCGGAGGCAGGTCGGTTTCCCGATGCGGTCGCCACCCAGCAGAAGGTCTGTGGCCTGGCCACGACGCAAGAGCAGACCAACCTCGCTGACCGCTTCCAACGCCGCCTTGACCTCTACCGCTCCGGCCAACCTTTCCGCGAGCCGTAG
- a CDS encoding tetratricopeptide repeat protein, whose product MPFTHQATFLRARLWICLALAAAAFAVYWPVTRADFITFDDMDYVIENQPVLQGLTWPGVVWALQTGHAGNWHPLTWLSHMLDVQFFGLTPGLHHLVNLLFHAANTILVFLLFDRMTRALWQSAFVAALFALHPLHVESVAWVSERKDVLSTFFGLLALGAYVRYVQRSKAQSPKSGGQGSRFNVQRSGFKVPTPHSPSSALTPPASGLQPPGWPCYLLSLLLFALSLMSKPMLVTLPFLLLLLDYWPLNRLRPSTLNARLATLGEKLPFLLLSVVSSVITILVQRAAHALLTVDALPLGARIGNALVSYLRYLAKMVWPSHLALPYPYPESWPMVAVLAAGLVLVGVSVVTLWRVRRQPALTVGWFWFVGTLVPVIGLVQVGSQALADRYTYVPSIGLFVLLAWLVPDWLKSRRHGRTALATVGSAAVLACAGLARVQAGCWSNSVTLFEHTLRVTADNAVAHAGLGMALMNEERLADALAEFSRALTLRPAFAKPLANMAEALCAEGRLDVAAAVLRQILEVTPDNVAIRCRLGSVAARQGNWDEAIAQYESALRLNPRYHPARTNLEAALARRRLK is encoded by the coding sequence ATGCCCTTCACCCATCAAGCCACTTTCCTGCGAGCACGACTGTGGATTTGCCTGGCTCTGGCGGCTGCCGCCTTTGCGGTCTATTGGCCAGTGACGCGCGCCGACTTCATCACCTTCGACGACATGGACTATGTCATCGAAAACCAGCCGGTCCTGCAGGGATTGACCTGGCCGGGGGTGGTTTGGGCGCTCCAAACGGGCCACGCCGGCAACTGGCACCCGTTGACCTGGCTGTCCCACATGCTCGATGTTCAGTTCTTCGGGCTCACGCCCGGGCTGCACCACCTGGTCAACCTCCTGTTCCATGCTGCCAACACCATCCTCGTGTTCCTGCTTTTCGACCGGATGACCCGCGCCCTATGGCAAAGCGCCTTTGTCGCCGCGCTCTTTGCTTTGCATCCCCTGCACGTGGAATCAGTCGCCTGGGTCTCAGAGCGCAAGGATGTGCTCAGCACCTTCTTCGGCCTGCTCGCCCTCGGGGCATATGTTCGCTACGTGCAGCGGTCCAAAGCCCAAAGCCCAAAGTCCGGCGGTCAGGGTTCAAGGTTCAACGTTCAGCGTTCAGGGTTCAAGGTTCCAACTCCCCACTCACCTTCCTCTGCTCTCACCCCTCCAGCCTCCGGCCTCCAACCTCCAGGCTGGCCTTGCTACCTCCTGTCACTGCTGCTGTTCGCCCTCAGTCTGATGAGCAAGCCCATGCTGGTGACGCTCCCGTTCCTCTTGCTGCTCCTGGACTACTGGCCGCTCAACCGCCTCCGACCCTCCACCCTAAACGCTCGACTCGCAACTCTTGGCGAGAAGCTGCCGTTTCTGCTGTTGTCCGTCGTTTCCAGCGTGATCACCATTCTGGTCCAGCGAGCCGCCCATGCGCTCCTCACAGTGGATGCCCTGCCGCTCGGCGCGCGGATCGGCAACGCGCTGGTGTCCTATCTTCGGTATTTGGCCAAGATGGTCTGGCCCAGCCACTTGGCGTTGCCCTACCCGTATCCGGAATCCTGGCCGATGGTCGCAGTGCTGGCCGCGGGGCTGGTGTTGGTGGGCGTGTCCGTCGTCACCTTGTGGCGGGTGCGCCGGCAGCCGGCCTTGACCGTGGGGTGGTTCTGGTTCGTGGGGACGCTGGTGCCGGTGATCGGTTTGGTGCAGGTTGGTTCGCAGGCTTTGGCGGACCGTTACACCTACGTTCCTTCGATCGGCTTGTTTGTGCTGCTCGCCTGGCTCGTGCCGGACTGGTTGAAGAGCCGGCGGCATGGCCGGACCGCGCTGGCGACGGTAGGCTCAGCCGCGGTTCTGGCGTGCGCGGGTCTGGCGAGAGTTCAGGCCGGCTGCTGGAGCAACAGTGTGACTCTGTTCGAGCACACGCTGCGGGTGACCGCCGACAATGCCGTGGCGCACGCCGGCCTTGGGATGGCGTTGATGAACGAGGAAAGGCTGGCGGATGCCCTGGCCGAGTTCTCGCGCGCCTTGACCCTCCGGCCGGCCTTCGCTAAACCTTTGGCGAATATGGCCGAAGCCCTCTGCGCCGAAGGACGACTGGACGTGGCTGCGGCCGTGCTCAGGCAGATCCTGGAAGTCACTCCCGACAACGTGGCGATCCGCTGCCGGCTCGGCTCAGTGGCGGCTCGGCAAGGTAATTGGGACGAAGCGATTGCCCAATACGAAAGCGCGCTCCGTCTGAACCCACGGTACCACCCCGCCCGCACAAATTTGGAGGCGGCCCTGGCGCGCCGCCGGTTGAAGTAG
- a CDS encoding tetratricopeptide repeat protein, which produces MSAKPWLCLALAAAIVAVYWPVSRHAFINYDDLSYVTENQHVSKGLSWAGVNWAFGRLHGERTYWHPLTWISHMVDCQVFGLKPAGHHLMNVLFHLLNTTLLFLVFLRMTGAFWRCAVLAGLFALHPLQVDTVAWVAERKNLLATLFGLLAIWAYAAYVTRSRNQGQKSPPNPKSDARNSEFKAQGLRFSPGPSTSYLPFSILYLLSLCLFALSLMSKPMLVALPFALLLLDYWPLNRRGFPNFQHAQVPLPRAPIRRLVLEKLPFLLLAAASCVITVQAHRGLGMLDPGSGPSLGFRLENALVSYARYLGNALWPAKLAVFYPFPAAWPLWTVAASGLLLLALTALVVRTARSRPYLFVGWFWFTGLLVPTIGLIQAGAQALADRFAYLPLVGLFLGLVWTAAEWSRRGPRPARMLAFGAVILLLLSAGLSRRQLAHWQNTETLFRHALAVTKDNFLAHGKLGEELAASGRLSEAEAQFAEAVKINPGYLPVLNSLASRLSTNTTSEASLRLYQQAVRSRPQDATAHYNLAVALTDQQRVTEAMAEYSEALRLDPNLAPAHNNLSSLFLAQGNPAAALPHALAALRLKPDFPQAHFNAGNALFLQEKFADAASHYATAAKLDPGNLDARLNLAKALVSQNKLQEAESQLKEVARLQPANAEPHQLLAAIYSASNRAGEAVNEYTAALDLDPDWADGLNHLAWIRATHANSALRDAAQAVELATRACNLTGSTNATYVATLAAAYAEAGMFTEAVSYQQLACDLAAAYHLTGQPPFAPYRLELYRSQQPFRDLSETRVR; this is translated from the coding sequence ATGTCGGCGAAACCGTGGCTCTGCCTGGCGCTGGCGGCTGCCATCGTTGCGGTCTACTGGCCGGTCAGCCGCCACGCATTCATCAATTATGACGACCTTTCCTATGTCACTGAAAACCAACACGTCTCCAAAGGACTGAGCTGGGCGGGAGTGAATTGGGCCTTCGGCCGACTCCACGGAGAGCGGACCTACTGGCATCCGCTGACCTGGATTTCGCACATGGTGGATTGCCAGGTGTTCGGCCTCAAACCCGCCGGCCATCATCTCATGAACGTGTTGTTCCACCTGCTCAACACCACGCTGCTTTTCCTCGTGTTCCTGCGGATGACCGGAGCCTTCTGGCGGTGCGCAGTGCTGGCGGGGCTCTTCGCCCTCCACCCGCTGCAAGTGGACACCGTCGCCTGGGTGGCCGAACGGAAGAATCTGCTGGCCACCCTTTTCGGACTGCTGGCGATCTGGGCCTATGCGGCTTATGTGACAAGGTCCAGGAACCAGGGCCAGAAGTCGCCGCCAAATCCGAAATCCGACGCTCGAAATTCGGAGTTCAAGGCTCAAGGTTTGAGGTTTTCGCCCGGCCCTTCCACCTCCTATCTTCCATTCTCCATCCTCTATCTTCTCTCGCTCTGCCTCTTCGCCCTGAGCCTGATGAGCAAGCCGATGCTCGTGGCGCTGCCCTTCGCGTTGCTGCTGCTCGACTACTGGCCCCTTAACCGCCGGGGCTTCCCCAATTTCCAGCACGCCCAGGTTCCACTACCCCGCGCCCCGATCCGCCGTTTGGTCCTCGAAAAGCTCCCCTTTCTACTGTTGGCGGCTGCTTCGTGCGTGATTACGGTTCAAGCCCATCGCGGCCTGGGGATGCTGGATCCGGGCTCCGGTCCGTCGCTGGGATTTCGTCTCGAAAACGCCCTGGTATCCTATGCTCGTTATCTGGGAAACGCGCTCTGGCCGGCGAAGCTCGCAGTCTTCTACCCGTTCCCGGCCGCCTGGCCCCTCTGGACTGTCGCCGCTTCCGGCCTGCTGCTGCTGGCGCTGACGGCGCTGGTGGTCCGAACCGCGCGAAGCCGTCCCTATCTCTTCGTTGGCTGGTTCTGGTTCACGGGCTTGCTGGTGCCGACCATCGGGCTGATCCAGGCCGGCGCGCAAGCCCTGGCGGACCGCTTCGCCTACCTCCCGCTGGTGGGCCTGTTCCTCGGCTTGGTCTGGACGGCGGCCGAATGGTCCCGCCGGGGGCCGCGCCCGGCCAGGATGCTCGCATTTGGCGCCGTCATTCTCCTGCTGCTGTCCGCCGGCCTCAGCCGACGGCAGCTCGCGCACTGGCAGAACACGGAGACGTTGTTCCGGCACGCGCTCGCTGTGACGAAGGACAATTTCCTCGCGCACGGCAAACTGGGCGAAGAACTGGCCGCCAGCGGCCGCCTGTCGGAAGCCGAGGCTCAGTTCGCCGAAGCGGTCAAGATCAACCCAGGCTACCTTCCGGTGCTGAACTCGCTGGCCAGCCGCCTGAGCACGAACACCACCTCCGAGGCCTCTTTGCGACTGTATCAGCAAGCGGTCCGGTCGCGCCCTCAGGACGCCACGGCCCATTATAACCTGGCGGTTGCCTTGACGGATCAGCAACGAGTCACTGAAGCCATGGCTGAATACTCTGAGGCGCTGCGCCTCGATCCCAACCTGGCGCCGGCCCATAACAACCTGTCCAGCCTTTTCCTCGCCCAGGGCAACCCCGCGGCTGCGCTCCCTCATGCCTTGGCCGCCCTGCGCCTCAAACCGGACTTCCCCCAGGCCCACTTCAACGCCGGCAACGCATTGTTCCTCCAGGAAAAATTCGCCGACGCCGCGTCTCATTACGCCACCGCCGCGAAGCTTGATCCGGGAAATCTCGACGCCCGGTTGAACCTGGCCAAGGCACTCGTAAGCCAGAACAAACTCCAGGAAGCCGAATCTCAACTCAAGGAAGTGGCCCGCCTGCAACCCGCCAACGCCGAGCCGCATCAGCTCCTTGCGGCCATCTACTCGGCCTCCAATCGGGCCGGCGAGGCGGTCAACGAATACACCGCTGCATTGGACCTGGACCCAGACTGGGCGGATGGGCTCAACCACCTTGCCTGGATTCGCGCGACCCATGCCAACTCGGCCTTACGGGACGCCGCCCAGGCGGTGGAACTCGCCACGCGCGCCTGCAATCTGACCGGCAGCACCAACGCAACTTATGTGGCAACCCTCGCCGCCGCCTACGCCGAAGCTGGCATGTTCACCGAAGCCGTCAGCTATCAGCAATTGGCTTGTGACCTGGCGGCGGCGTATCATCTGACCGGCCAGCCGCCGTTCGCCCCATACCGGCTCGAGCTGTACCGTTCGCAACAACCTTTCCGGGATCTGAGTGAGACCCGCGTCAGATAA